The Chryseobacterium shigense genome segment TATTTCTGGTATTACTGTTTACTTCTGCAGCAGTATTTTCCCAGAACGTCAGGAAAAAATCACCACCCAAAAAAGCTACTCCGGCAACCATGAAAGCAGGCGCATTCATAGATGTGAATGTACCGACTTATCCTCAGTCTGCCTATACCATTGAGCAGCTTGTGAAAAACGTACTGATCTCCGGAGGATCTGTATGTGCGGCTCCTAATGTAAGTAACGTAACGGTATCTCCCAATCAGCTGGCAACAGATACAGAAAGAGCCTGGGGGTATTTCAATAAGGGCACAACCAATTTTCCTTTCACGGACGGGATAGTATTGGTCGCTGGTAAAGCAAGAAGGGCCGGAAACGGATACGAAGGGACTAATCCCCTTTCAGATGAGGTTCCGAATTCCGGTATTAACGATCCTGATCTTGTAGCAGCAGTCAATCCTCCCGTTACCCTTAAAGATGTTGTTGCAGTTGAATTTGATTTCGTTCCGAACAGCAACCAGGTGAAATTCAATTATTTATTTGCATCGGAAGAATATACAAGCGGATTCCCATGTGGTGATTTTGCCGACAGCTTTGCGCTTCTTCTTAAAAAAGTAGGTGATCCAACCTATACCAATCTGGCGATACTTCCCGGGGGTGCAGGACCTGTAAGTGTTACCAACATTATTCCACATGGAGTAGGATGTGATGGAGAAACCGTTAACGAACAGTACTTCGGTGGATTGAATACATCAAATATTGAAACCAATTTTATAGGAAGAACAGTTCCCCTTACAGCAGTTGCAACAGTTGTTCCCGGTCAGGCATACCACTTCAAGCTTGTTCTTGCAGATGCTTTGGACCAGCGTTACGATTCTGCTGTATTTCTGCAGGGAGGATCATTTGATATCGGGATGACCATCGTTGATGGTAACGGAAACCCTCTCGGAGAATCAATCAATATGTGTGATAATACACCACAGGTCCTAAAAGCACAGGTAAGCACCGTTCCCGGAATGACCTACAAATGGTACAAAAACGGAGTATTGATCCCTAATGCAACTAGCGTTACATATATAGCTACCTCACCGGGAGTATATGAAGTAAAAACGTTTGTAGGCGGAACAGAATGCCAGAAAGCAAGTATTACCATTGTAGGCGGCACTTCGCCCACAGCCCAGAATGCAATATTGAAGCTCTGCGCTACACCTGCACTCAGCACTTTTAATTTAGAAAATTCAAAACCACAGATCAGTACAACACCGGGAGCTGTATTCCGTTTTTATGTCAATCAGACAGATGCACAGGCTCAAAACAACAATTATATTACAAACCTTACAAACTATA includes the following:
- a CDS encoding choice-of-anchor L domain-containing protein — its product is MLGYRLNKYFLFLVLLFTSAAVFSQNVRKKSPPKKATPATMKAGAFIDVNVPTYPQSAYTIEQLVKNVLISGGSVCAAPNVSNVTVSPNQLATDTERAWGYFNKGTTNFPFTDGIVLVAGKARRAGNGYEGTNPLSDEVPNSGINDPDLVAAVNPPVTLKDVVAVEFDFVPNSNQVKFNYLFASEEYTSGFPCGDFADSFALLLKKVGDPTYTNLAILPGGAGPVSVTNIIPHGVGCDGETVNEQYFGGLNTSNIETNFIGRTVPLTAVATVVPGQAYHFKLVLADALDQRYDSAVFLQGGSFDIGMTIVDGNGNPLGESINMCDNTPQVLKAQVSTVPGMTYKWYKNGVLIPNATSVTYIATSPGVYEVKTFVGGTECQKASITIVGGTSPTAQNAILKLCATPALSTFNLENSKPQISTTPGAVFRFYVNQTDAQAQNNNYITNLTNYNGTDGQVIYVVVSNGAFCSKMVTLTLKREETPVAQLNAPRLRICEGESLILTASGGVTYQWGDISSTGGVRTVSPTHTTTYTVYAIGAQGCRSLQPATITIDVVPAIVSSLKGGQICEGDMILLDAGSGPGYTYEWSTGETTQAITVGTPGEYTVIISNGVCSKVFTTQVIRAIIPEIIKVDYSENGTMILTASNPSGGTLEYSVDNGFTWQASNVFSNVPKNTVISIRVKVKDTSCVGFLEYFTFVMKNVITPNGDNVNDIIDFSGVSSYKDFQGFVFDRYGREVFKAGRTRPYWDGYFQGKRLPTASYWYQVIYQDPASKQPAVKTGWILLKNLE